The Diabrotica undecimpunctata isolate CICGRU chromosome 3, icDiaUnde3, whole genome shotgun sequence genome includes the window atctttatctcgcctaattacatgtcctatccatcgaaggcgtgctaatttaatacattttacaacgtcaggttccccaaaacttctgtataactcaaagttgtagcgcctacgccacaaaccctgttcttggactcctccatatattttccttagaatttttctctcgaaacgtttaagcaattcttggtcgttctgtgtaagtgaccacgtttctgacccatatgttaaCACAGTTCAAGACATACCTAAGTCTATCTAACCTTAAAAATCACATTTTCACAAAATCAAGAAATACCTATCTCTCAAAGTCTCGTTTAAAATTAGTACTAGAAATACCTATGTAGACATAGGTTTTCTGGTTAAACTGAAAATGTGTACAAAAAATGCATAAGTCGATTTGTCATTATtgagatttaaatttttaatgtcagaACTGCCAATGTCGTAACAGTCACTTCTTGTTTAAATGTATGATTTTTGCACCGGCAACATTGCAATGTTTGCTTAAGGGTTATTTTATATTTGAGATTTGTGTAGTCTCTATGTCAAATTTAAAGATAATAAAGTGCTCGATGTGATTGTAGTTTTTGCCATTGATTTGAAGTTATTTTTGTGACTAAATTAAGTTCGgtataaaaaattgaaatagacAAGAAGTGTATACAATGTATTAACGGGGAAAAATTTTAGAGCAAATGCACGTAAGGAATTCTGATAATGGTAACTTGATATCATATACTTACCATTCATCTACCTCAACTGGATTACATTCACCATCATTAGATACTAAAAGAGACGAGGACGCTGACGTGCACAATAATTTGTATTTGTCTGATAGTTTAGATGTTTATGAACCATCCCATAAGTctgtaacgatacgatcgttaataatcTAACATTTTGAACGTTAGCAAACTGACTCCCTACAATAGCTACTAATTTGCCACCGTTGGAGTATGCAACCCACAATACTATCTCTAATATTTCATTTTATGACTTTCGAACATCGATATGTAGGTGATAATATAATCGATTCCCTTGTCAAAAGGGAAAAAGAATAATTGCCATTTTGGAACAGAAATTCCTGAAGAGAGGTTGTGGAGTTTAATTGCGGCGGGCAGAATCTTAGGAAGGGagttaagttatttttgttatttttttttgtgcaaTGGGATGAATTTTTAGTTACGAGAAGTTATTTAGTTTATGTAAGGTCGAAGTTATGttgttttatgaaaaataaaacttccaAAAGATTCTGGTGAGTTACCACAATTTACATGTAAAAGTCCTAAATCATCTAAACTTTCTCACCTTATTAAAAATATCCAACAaccattcttatttttttatacacatatataatatattccagtgtagtaacattaaatatttaagccaaggtcacttaatgacaaatatattctagtttttgttactagaacAAAAGCTATATTAAGTACAAGAACACAgaataaaaaggtttttttgtTCTCTTGCAGCCTGCCGGCTACAACCTCCAGAACTggaattttcatttaatttttgatttggggaagaagatttttttaatttgggaaGAAACTTGGATTTGGGGAAGAATTTTAGTTTGAATTTTCTTGTTGGTCTGCCAGACCTTAAAAGCTGTTACAAGTAACGTAGACAGTAGCTGATCTTAGAGCCCATCCACTACCTGGACACTAGACAGCAGATTAGGGAACCCCCTTTCCAGCAATAGGATTACTAAGgacaattatatttttatcaaagctattaataatttaaatttcaattttttttataatacatatatatatatatatatatatatatatatatatatatatatatatatatatatatatatatatatatacatatatcttggatacttaggccttcagcctaagtgggttacaaaacaggtttgtgcacaatccctggATAGTACCCTCACTGATCTGAATCCGTTTACttgctttaattttattattccctatttactttaaatttatttatttattaatattttatataacacTTATAATAAGTTGTCAGGATATATTATCCAATTTTATGGTCAGTTGTATGTACCTTCATAATATCAAATTGATGTAGTATTGTTCCAATTGCTTAACTGACTATTGTCATACTTTTAAACTGCCTTTTCATACTGCCTTATCATACTTTTTTAGACTggtgtaattattttatttttctgtaatatTTTAGTTACTATTTACTCCATGTGAGttattcaaacagttttaacataCCCTTTTACCTCATTGTTAGAGGACTGTGCAgatcaattttttttgtatatatttatatttttgggtTCTAGTTTTAGGTAACTGttctttgtaaatatattttggggAATATATTTCAGTAATTATTTTAGTGTATATAAATATAGGGTTGGTACATAAGTAGATTAAGATTATACTATAGTGTATAAGgcatttcagatttttatttgtttcccatAATCATTTATTTCAGTTTGTATATAACTATAGATCCCCCAAATTGGAGTGATTttcaaaattcaccctggcgcccatctcaagatcatcATAGGATTGATCTAACCTTAAGTTACTACAGGCAAGCCAACGTGCCGACCTCCTCTCTGTGCACAACTctcattctcttgagctaagccAATTCTCTTGTAGTGTTTCAAGTAAGcttcatattttcttttgtattggttacattccctgttGTCTGACAATTTATTTTAACCATAAGCATTTTTATTTACTACACTTTATCTTCATTAAATATAATTTCCCTTTAAAAGACTAACAAACACCTGGCTTTTGGCATTCCTCTTATTAATTGTAACATCTtacataatttctaatattggcttcaccTCTCAGACTATTTCCTTTAAGTTGCAACAATTGGCTTGACCTAACGTGGTGCCTTAGTAGTAACATaagttatattttagttttattatatttaaatatctagAGATATTTTTGGTAACCGTGGCTATATACAGTTATATTAGATAATCTTACACTCAGTTAATATACCATCATATATATTGTGTAGTTTGTTAAGATACATTGGGGCAGTACTACAATCAATTTCACAAACtttagtatattttaataattgtggTCTGAACTTACTTTAACAACATTTGAGtatatttctaaatttaatattttgctacatttgtaattattttgattattttaatattcgttatattgaattaatatttttttgaagttatacttctatacgcgcgctccatgttggaaaggctatagcgggataggATAGTCAAAATTGCACCATGTTCGATTCAGTTTTGGGTCTAGCCATTCAaaaggacataattaaaaactcacttagttaaattttcaagtccctaggtgcctctgggggttcgctatggaaaaaaacgtatttaaaaaaaagaattttttttagacgctgtattgctgcaaaaaatctgaaaaaattcatgaaagcgtattttaataatacaaaactgcTTAATTcttttcagatttttagcttgaaaattgagtccagaaaaaatatttgaaattttcagtaatattttttttgaatatttgctcttgtgattatctctttattatttaaatttacagttATAAGATACATTCATATTATACCTTTTTTATTGTTCCTAAAAACTAACCATAATACCTAATATATGTTGACGTTGACAGCAGTCATTCATCAGGACTTCCGTCAACCTACACTATGTACCAACCTATACTTAACACTCCTCCTCGATTTGAACTTCAATACATTACTTAGGAGGAAAAATCGCTTAAatctaaacaattaaaaaatatatatatatcaatatttttacaataattttacatTAGTTAAGAAACGCCTGACATTGACCTTAGATGGCAAAATTTTTCTTTAGATAAAGGCTTTGTCAATATATCTGCCAAATTATTTTCAGAGCAAATATAATCAATACATATCAGTTGTTTTGAAactaaatcttttatataatgcTCTTTAATGTCAATGTGCTTGGCACGTTTAGAATTTTCAAAGGACTGACACATTGCTATTGTACTTAAATTATCAATCAAAAGTTTTGATTTACCTTGTACATTAAAGTCAGATGAAATACCTTTTAAGTAAATCAATTCTTGAGCTGAGGTAGCCGCAGCTATGTATTCAGCTTCTTCAGTTGAAAGAGCAACACAGTTTTTTTTCTGGGATAACCACGAAACTGGATTCCcacaataaaatataatacatCCTGTAATACTTTTCCTGTCAATTTTATTTGATGCCCAATCTGAATCTGAATAACAAACTAGTTCCCATGGTTTCTTTTTATATGTCAATGAAAAATTTTGTGTCTCTTTCAAATAACGCAACACTCTTTTTCCTGCTTTCCAAGTTTGTTGTGAAGGTTTATCAAGTACTCTACTAAGATATGAAACAGCAAACAAAATATCCGGTCTAGATGTAGTTGCTATGTACATAAGACTACCTGTAAGTTTCCTATACGGAACATCAACTACTTCTAGTGTTATCTATCTAAAATTTGTTTCCATTGGCGATGCCGCACCTTTACAATCACTCATACCAAATGAACTCAATACCTTTGATATCATTTTCGGCTGTCCTAATGTGAGATTACCGCTTTCTCTTGATATTGTTATTCCTAAAAAGTTCTTCACATCACCCAGATCCTTGGcacaaaaattgtttttcaaaatatctattgtttcttttattttctgttcaTGTCCTGTTAATATTATATCGTCAACATAAACAATCATAAATATGTCTTCTTCAATATATAGACAAAAATCGTGTTTTGATCTACTAAATCCATTCTCTGTTACAACTCTATTAAAAGTATGATTCCAGCATTTTGGTGATTCTTTTAAACCATATAATgctctatttaattttaaaacctttCCCCTGTCTATTATTAGTCCTTGTGGAGGATAAATATATATATCTCTGAATTAAGTTTTCCATTTAAGAAAGCTGTTGGCACATCAAGTTGATAAATTTTCCAGTCTCTTTGAAGTGCATGAGCCAGCATCATTCTCACTGTGCTCATTCTTGCCACAGGTGCATAGGTCGATTTTAGTGGATTCTCCTCCTGTACTTGAAAACCCTTTGCAACCAACCTTGCTTTATGAGTTCCAtcatctttaattttaaaaatccatCTTGTATCTATAATCTTTTTGTTATCAGGTAAATTAACTGGTGTCCATGTGTTTAGGTTTTCCAATGACTCCAGTTCTTGATTAATTGCATTATTCCACTCTCCATTTTTCTGCGTTTCTTCAAACGTCTCTGGTTCACCGTTCAATGATAGTAAGCAATAAGCTGAATATAATTCATATTCACTTAAATGTTTTGGTAAGTGTACCTCTCTTCCTCTTCTAGTATATATTAGGTCCTCttcattattttctattttatttctaattacTTCTTTGTTTTCATCCAAACTTTCAGAATTTTCTTCATTTTGGATCCAAACTGTTTGACTTTTACTGTTATCGTTAACCTCATCGATTACATTACCTTTATATTTAActtgtttttcatcaaaaataacATCTGTAGATGtaattattttgttctttttacaATCCCATAATCTATATCCTGAATTAGAATAACCTACCATTATTGTTGTTGTTGTTCTAATATCAAATTTATTCGGTTTTGGAATTTACACTCCATGCTTTAGAACCAAAAACTCTaagattattaatattattctcaCCATGCCATATTTGAGATGGTGTTTTACCACCATTAGCTGTTATAGGACTCCTGTTCAATTCATAAGCTAAACATCTGATTGCTTCACCCCACAAATGTTTTTGCAAGTTAGTTTCTCCTAGTTTAACTCTAACTTTATTTATCAATGTACGATTCATTCTTTCAGATGTACCATTTTGCTGTGGAGTGTATGGTTGAGTATACTGTAACTCAATACCTTTTTgtctacaaatatttttaaaatttcttgatGAGAATTCACCCCCATTATCTAGTCTGATACTCTTAGTTTTAACATTATGTtgagttttaattaaatttatgaaATCAAGAACATTATTTTCAGCTtcacttttatgttttaataatttaactaCTGTAAAATGTGAGAAATCATCAACTAATACCTGAAAATATTTTTCTCCATCTAAAGTAGGGTTATCAACTGGCCCTGCTATATCTGAATGTATTAAATCACCAATTCTTTtgcttttcttttctttactATGAAAGCTTCGTCTTGTACTTTTACCCTGAATACAACTTTCACATGGTTCTTTTGAAAAAggtaattgtaaaatttttaagcCTAAATGATTCAAATGCCCTAAGCGTCTATGCCAAATGTTTCTATTAAACTCAGTTTTATCTAAAACATTTACATTTAAAGCCACACATTCTATTTCTAACTTAAAAAGATACAAATTATTTACTTTAGGACATTCAACAGTATATGTTTTTCCAATAATAAGCGCacaatcatttttaaataaaaccttATTACCCTTCTCGGTTAATTGTAAAACAGAAATTAAGTTATGTTTCAAGTTTGGAACAATTAAACCATTAATACTTACTTTTCTTCCCTCACACATTCCTCTAAGTTTACCTTTTTTAGTTGATTTCAATTTGTAACCATCTGCAATTTGTACAAAACTTGTTTTATCCAAATTTGTTACATCAATCATATAGTCCACAAGTTGATCTGACAAAAAATTTTGTGTACAACCTGAATCTAAAACAAAATGTACCTCATTAAGTGTACCACAGTTCATTGCAGGATAAACCGGCTCTTCATTTCGCACTATTTCTTCACTACTAGTAACACCACTGGACATTTTCTGGTTTTAAACATCATCATTAATGGCATTTATCGCAATAAAACCTAGTTCTTCTTCTACATAACCTGCATGCTCAGAATGACTTCTATTTGTATTGACACCTCTATAAAATCCACGTCTTCTGGAACTACTAATTCCTCTACTCTGGTTTTTAACAATTGAAGTTCTGCTTCTACACTCATATGATTTATGGCCCATTTTACCACATTTGAAGCATTTAATATCACTTACTTTGAATGCTGCCTCATTGTTCATAGTATGTGGTTtgtttttatcaaatttcttcAGCTCCTTATCCAATAATCTAGATTTAACAAATTCTATAGTTACCTCAGTGTTTAATGTTTCTATTGCTGTAATTACTGATTCATACTCTTCATTAAGGGTTAATAGAAGATGACATACTTTGTCTGATTCATCTATCTTACTACCTACACCTTCCAGTTCTCTTATAATTCTGttaaaattcataaaatagtCTTCCAGTTTTTGATCTCTTTTACACTTCAAAGTCAATAGCTTCTTTTTTAATGTAAGCTTGGTGAATATACTTTTTCTCTCAAAAACGTCTTCAAGTGCTTTCATCATGTCTTTAGCGGTTTTGACATCTTTTATAATGTCTAAATGTTTATCTGTAACACATTGAACTATAATCGATTTTGCTTTTGCATCTTCATCTGTAAAATTTTCTCTCTCTGTTGGGTCTATACTTTCAATCACTGGTAATACTTTCTTTTCATTTAATAAGGTCTTTACACGGAATTTCCAACTGTTAAAATTCTCACCTGCGAGAATCGGAAATTGTTGACCTGCAAACATCTTCCAAGGTAATCACGTTTTcttgatttatattttattccTTTATCAAGGAGTTATCTGGGCCCATAACCTTTTGAATATTTGCTCTTGTGATTAtctctttattatttaaatttacaattataagATACATTCATATTATACCTTTTTTATTGTTCCTAAAAACTAACCATAATACCTAATATATGTTGACGTTGACAGCAATCATTCATCAGGACTTCCGTCAACCTACACTATGTACCAACCTATACTTAACAattttaggttatgtcggaaatttttggccaactacataacctcaaaagattCCAAAAAATGAATCGTGAATTAGAACGCACTTGTACACTCAAAAGTTGTGGAATTTTAAGCTAGCGAATATATCTATATACGTGATATTATATCACAATGTACATACATTTATACAAAGACGCATATCTATGTATTTCCATGACTTTTGAGATCCTTGTTATATACATTCATAAGCTCGTACCACTcgtattattcttttattttatatttacttaactgtTTTGGCGTTCATGTCTTAGCCTTACATCCCCTATATCCAGGGAGCCTGATTGTGACAGAAAACATGGCGTTGATAGTTGCGCCGCACGGCAGTTGACGCGGCGCAACTACCAACGCCATGTATATCTGTTATAATCGGGCTCTCATTCTATATCGCTCttagtgcgtttgcgtgtgtaggGCCATATCCTCTTTATCGCTCTTAGTCAGTTTGCGTGTTAGGGCCTTTATCTTTTCGGCGGGGCTTTTCCTCAAATCTTCAATGGCTCtctgtttttgtgtttattttgaattgattttgaatttgacAGCAGAATTGTGTCGTGTCTAAAATAACAGGCAACAATAACCAGTATTATTGCTAAATTAAGGACTGGatcatcaaataattttatttcatcagtttCCAGGATAGATAATGAGATCAAAGTATCTGATTTTTGCGAGTCTGTAATCAATTCATTCGAGAGAGATGTATTGATAGATGCCACAATATTTTGGAGTAAAAAGTCTCGTGAGAGACGACTTAATCCGTAACCATACTTCTGTTTAAGCCATAAAGTTATTTACTTTGACGGATGATCAGCTCACATTAATTTTCGATGGAGCTTATTTAGCTCACCAAAAAAGCAGAAATAATTGGTATCAAAGAAAATCATATTCGGGACAGAAGATAAAACCGTTGTGCAAGCCGTTTACCATCTGCACAACAGACGGGTTTGTTGTAGATCTACCCGGTCCATTCTTAGCTACAGAAAATGATGCAAGCATCATGAAGAAGGTTATGGAAGATCCAAATGGAATAAGGTCACTTATGAAAAAAGGTGATGTTTGTATAGTAGATAGGGGCTTTAGAGACGTCGTATCCTATTTAGAAGATCTTGGCTTCAAGGTTCTGATGCCtacattaaaaggaaaaagaccaAGTTTATCCACAGCTGAAGCTAATGAATCTCGTTACGTTACGAAACTAAGATGGGTAGTAGAAGCTGTCCACGGCAttcttggaaaaaaatataagcatATTGCAGAATTGCATGTTTCCTTAATAACCGTTATGGAAAAAGGTTATATAGCGATGAAGAAAGACCACAGATgaaatgggttgatgacattaaaagaatagccggaacaaattggaaatatgttgttCAGGATAGAggccgatggaaggagttgggagaggcctttatccaaacatggacgacagaaggctaagaagaagaagaagaagagcgatgaagaagaagatgaagaattaaaaaaattaataatacagaGAATGTTGAATTAGAGTAAAGTGAATAACACATTGGCTAAAGAAGCTGAAAGAGCAAGGTGGTCTAGACGAAGTACGACGACAACCAAGATAACATCGCGAGAAATTCTTGATTTTCCAGAGATGGGTCCAGAGATGGGTACCAGTTAGGTCAAGCTGTATGTTACCTAGCTACGTTATTGTTATTGTTGAGTTATTGAACGATAGAAACGAAATTAATTTAGAACACATCCGAATGAAACCGAATATTATCAAGGTTTTGATACAATCTAgacatatcaaaaaaaaattataaatgttacATTGAGTATAAGCCAGAATCTATTGGCTACAATGCAATTTTACTCGTGCGATTGTGCTAATGAATTGAGAACTGTTGGATCCTGCTCACATGTTGCtgctattatataatattatttaagcAATGCTAGGTACAAATCGGACATTATTAGACCAGCTAAATTTCCTTCATAAATATTTGGTGAAACGGAGATTGATCCGGTAATCGACGAGGATAGTGAGGaagattaataaaatgtaattattctgtcattcaatgtgtaataataatactcggtatttattaaatattatatttaataaaagtatAAGATTAACAATATACACGTTACATCTTTTTATGCTAACTTCCTATCCTCTAtcatagcacactaccacctagcattgaaacttccgtgttaaggaataaaacaatgattggcgcatcacctagtgatcgggcgcataactatatatacatggcgctaaattcaaaagtttagtaatattacctaggattgtgaactcattttaaagtaaaggaaaatcgatataatcctaaaataacaagaaaaatccttatcctatacgataataaatatttttcgtacactttttgggttttcttgttatgttgggactatatttattttccattacattaaaatgccaaagtggttaaaaaaattacagaataaaatatagaataaaatctttatttataaaaatgttacaagaaatgttatatgtgttacaagaaatattaataatacaagccatgtgtagtataatttagttttcttaatgttgtgacaagaacgggtcagtatttaaataattgttttgtcattcttatcaagttttatgtgaataaaagcctaattctgcaaaagacattttactacaattttattcgcataaatttacaatggggaagtactttagaccagataaactagaggctggtccaaactgtcaaacttccaccaaagaattcaaacattagtaagtatataacattcaagaattttttagaaagcaatgaatctaaagataaatccctagaaggtaaagataagtacatgcttttaaaaaattaatctacaattacataagcgaagcaatcaatctggaaaaccaattgcttttttcacacataccctcacagattctgaataaaaacattatgcaattgaaaaaaaagcaaatgagttgaagtatttaaaaaaatgcagacattatctggtagaaaagcaattctaaccaattacagattaaatcactatttggtttatatagaatgatggtatatatcaaatctaacaaggagaactagctttacttcacaagaatttattaattatctacactctaaaggaatatattcaagtagaacaacaccatataatcatgaagaaaatggttaagtcgaaaaatacaatgagttatatggaaattggtgaatctagcatagaaaaccaaaaatttagaattcacttaatggaaaactgctttaccatgtgctctgcactatataagaagtttactgttgaattgttatattattgaatcaagataatgatgaaggtccaaataacacactagagaattccactactaaataaataccagatgagacagaaaatttacctgttcaaaaacctgatgataatgatgaaccaagattggaaaattcagattttcattctagctgtaaatcagctggagctaaaaataaaccaaaatagttgcaatattttgttcaaaaatagggacgggtgaatgtagtataatttagtgttctaaatgttgtgacaggaacttgtcagtatttaaatattttttttgtaattctaatgtCAAATTAAAGCCTAATAAGCAACAGACAGCCATCAGACATTCTGAGTTTTTTGTAGTACTTTCATCCTAATGCAATAACACATACTATCAGTGGTCAGTGAAAACTCTTACAGTCTGGCGTTCTACTCACAGAAAGAGAGAACTCAAGGACCCTGCTAAGTTGGAAACAGAACAATTAAATGATTTAGTTCTAGAAagaagtttatatacatttatactcatactatatgttatatatttatatgataatacttttattcttataatcagaatcataatatgagttccagaaaaatattctggttatcaacaaaattatgattttgattagattagcaaaatattgcttcttgcaaaaagaaaacccaagaatgaggaataaccgaatgatagcaaatagaaaaacgaacaaaaaaaaagaacaatggataaggtaaataatttatttctaaggtatgcttaaagttttcacccagaatgtaagctttgctaaaacctgatatagtaactttatttgctcagtataaactccaaacaacagaggataataatgtttttatgcctgaaatgacaaacacaattacaatcaacagattttttcaccagtatgtcatCTTAAGATCAGACATCCCATCCCTGTCATCAACAGAATAGGAAAGATCCCTGTCaacacattcaaatttatttattcataactctGAACGCCTTACCGCTGTCTATGTGGATGCAGGCTAATATACGGGACAAGCCGATTAAGTGTTACAACTTAGTGGTTAAGTACACagtattttaagataataaaattaaataatgtgaaataaaaatacattatgtacacaaacacatgcatgtacatatatatatatatatatatatatatatatatatatatatatatatatatatatatatatatatatatatatatatatatatatatatatataattaaagatgtaatgacattttaaaacctataaacccaacagttagttctatgattctaaaatccagcacaaacaataaagatggaaaaataacataacaaaaataaaaaaatatgtaaagtattaTCAATACAATACaacaataaaaacatgaagtatTTTACACAGTTAAGTTTCCAAACACTATGGTACCAGTACTTAACtcttctactaatatttatatatttattgagggacatattacatacatttacatttaggttgtttaacaaagataagtatctattcagtgggctattagcaccataggttgttttacaaaatggaacattaaaagtacatagatgagGCAAACTGGTATTATAATATGGTACTCTAAGACCAATCTCACTCACAAGAGAGGGACAGATCCCTCCTCATACTTAAAGCAGGCAAGCTCATAGACctctccatgatagtgtagtcatggtctgctaatctaatccaactttgaaaggcgcacacctgtagaaatttatgccgaaccctctctaaggtgatgctttttaagatagttgttgaaccacaacctacaaataattcaaatactaagctaagtaagactggttttataatatataattttaggttaaatttataaactaattttatagtaaaaggtcagatataatgtgaataagaatataggtcagtggtataatagttcttacctggtcctgggtcctggtaaaaacaaactcggaacggctgttctcgtaataccgctatttccaacattgactatatcttcctctttaaaatgactagcgcatacacgaaaattgttataaatagtttcttttgcagcattctctaattagggctcttaacagcattcacccatttatcaaacatatccatataatgtcctggacttaaaaaagtagtatcaaagaatatagacgcttaagcgtctatattctttggtagtatccatgcaatctggaacacatcttttttgttcagttcttcgtctctacattgttattccatgtaatgtgttcgattccataataaaaaatcgtcgaaaattgtacgattttgcactatttatacaaaaaattttaaatt containing:
- the LOC140435880 gene encoding uncharacterized protein encodes the protein MYIATTSRPDILFAVSYLSRVLDKPSQQTWKAGKRVLRYLKETQNFSLTYKKKPWELVCYSDSDWASNKIDRKSITGCIIFYCGNPVSWLSQKKNCVALSTEEAEYIAAATSAQELIYLKGISSDFNVQGKSKLLIDNLSTIAMCQSFENSKRAKHIDIKEHYIKDLVSKQLICIDYICSENNLADILTKPLSKEKFCHLRSMSGVS